In one Molothrus ater isolate BHLD 08-10-18 breed brown headed cowbird chromosome 6, BPBGC_Mater_1.1, whole genome shotgun sequence genomic region, the following are encoded:
- the ZBTB42 gene encoding zinc finger and BTB domain-containing protein 42: protein MEFPDHSRQLLQCLSQQRHQGFLCDCTVLVGEAQFRAHRAVLASCSMYFHLFYRDQLDKRDIVHLNSDIVTAPAFSLLLEFMYEGKLEFNSLPVEDVLAAASYLHMYDIVKVCKGKLKDKELCSEEKINDEAASLEKAEHFLDAGVPLVHEFDPGNKQKFSVAEYERAAGKEKVSSHPAWSSDHISVSSVPTEAEPCAAAAGKTKANVNSSTGPLSQRSVNHPLASSDVDCALDLSFKPVPGRDSLHPSYVFGQLASDSQQQGTEPLVKDEQDLLSDQEDSEARSPESQHFGNSAKSLVTGLGHMFAGNGSSHAREEDIDQERDESEDDMDSSDISSGVLVPPGHICICPLCSKVFPSPHILQLHLSSHFRDKDGSRTRLSPDGSVPTCTLCGKTFSCMYTLKRHERTHSGEKPYTCGQCGKSFQYSHNLSRHAVVHTREKPHGCKWCERRFTQSGDLYRHIRKFHCGLVKSLVV, encoded by the coding sequence ATGGAGTTTCCAGACCATAGCCGCCAGTTGCTGCAGTGTCTGAGTCAGCAGCGTCACCAGGGCTTCCTGTGTGACTGTACTGTTTTAGTTGGAGAAGCTCAATTCAGAGCTCACAGAGCCGTTCTTGCCTCTTGCAGTATGTACTTCCATCTTTTCTACAGGGACCAGTTAGACAAAAGGGATATTGTGCATCTGAACAGTGACATTGTCACAGCCCCTGCCTTCAGCCTGCTGCTCGAATTCATGTACGAGGGAAAGCTGGAATTCAACAGTCTCCCAGTGGAAGATGTGCTGGCTGCGGCGAGCTACCTTCACATGTATGACATTGTGAAAGTCTGCAAGGGCAAGTTGAAAGATAAAGAATTATGTTCCGAAGAGAAGATTAATGATGAGGCGGCTAGTTTGGAGAAAGCGGAGCATTTTCTAGACGCCGGAGTGCCCCTGGTCCACGAGTTTGACccaggaaacaaacaaaaattcagcGTTGCAGAATAcgagagagcagcaggcaaagAAAAGGTCAGCAGTCACCCCGCCTGGTCCTCTGATCATATAAGTGTCAGCTCTGTGCCGACAGAGGCAGAACCGTGCGCCgcagcagctggaaaaacaaAGGCTAATGTCAATAGTTCCACAGGACCTTTGTCCCAAAGGTCTGTTAACCATCCCCTGGCTTCGAGTGATGTGGACTGCGCGCTGGATTTGTCTTTCAAGCCCGTGCCGGGGAGAGATTCCTTACACCCCTCCTATGTCTTTGGACAGCTGGCTTCcgacagccagcagcagggtaCCGAGCCACTTGTTAAAGATGAACAAGACTTGCTGTCAGATCAGGAGGACAGCGAAGCCAGGAGTCCAGAGAGTCAGCATTTTGGGAATTCAGCCAAAAGCCTAGTGACAGGGTTAGGACACATGTTCGCGGGGAATGGCAGCTCTCATGCCCGAGAGGAGGATATAGATCAAGAGCGAGACGAGAGCGAGGACGACATGGATTCGTCGGACATCTCCTCGGGCGTCCTGGTGCCTCCTGGGCATATCTGCATTTGTCCCCTCTGTAGCAAGGTGTTCCCGAGCCCGCACATCCTTCAGCTGCACCTGAGCTCTCACTTCCGTGACAAGGACGGCTCGCGGACCCGCCTGTCCCCCGACGGGTCGGTCCCCACTTGCACCCTCTGCGGAAAGACTTTTTCCTGCATGTACACGCTCAAGAGGCACGAGAGGACTCACTCGGGGGAGAAGCCCTACACTTGCGGCCAGTGCGGGAAGAGCTTCCAGTATTCCCACAACCTCAGCCGGCACGCGGTCGTGCACACCAGGGAGAAACCCCACGGGTGCAAGTGGTGCGAGAGACGCTTCACGCAGTCCGGGGATCTCTACAGACACATCCGCAAATTTCATTGTGGCCTTGTAAAGTCCTTGGTTGTTTGA